In Vigna unguiculata cultivar IT97K-499-35 chromosome 3, ASM411807v1, whole genome shotgun sequence, a single genomic region encodes these proteins:
- the LOC114178201 gene encoding cyclin-dependent kinase 11 — protein MAAGRKSVPLKGDFFKYSSTKGSDHYKNGSFGVEVGGSRSHHFARSDEPRGRKEEREQGEICVEDDEYEVAYGLPPPQKKRKFSPIVWDLAEKEERISSESRISETVALSPLPSVLSSPGANLVDSDDLMAESLRDSRSYGQDVEEEKDVQEWTIRKSRWASDDGPSPRAADDKFNHGKGSSSPEIGEFHRSESSESTVTRSSGSTGRDHYLGLSTDDADSERDFHIDPMDDVEEPSDVGDCPSDSEESDGLMQVHRNINMLHSCRSVCEFEMIKKINEGTYGVVYKARDKKTGELVALKKVKMNIERDGFPMSSLREINILLSFNHPSIVNVKEVVVDDFDGTFMVMEFMEHDLKGMMEVKKQPFTISEIKSLVKQLLEGVKYLHDNWVIHRDLKSSNILLNHDGELKICDFGLSRQYGSPLKPYTPVVVTLWYRAPELLLGAKEYSTAIDMWSVGCIMAELFSKEPLFRGKSELEQLDQIFRTLGTPDEKIWPGLSKLPGAKAKFAKQPFNRLRKKFPAASFTGLPVLSELGFDLLKKLLTYDPEERITAEDALLHDWFYEGPPPKSDFNPIFPSWRC, from the exons ATGGCGGCAGGGCGAAAAAGTGTTCCGCTGAAAGGTGACTTTTTCAAATACAGTTCCACGAAGGGGTCTGATCACTATAAGAATGGCTCTTTCGGCGTTGAAGTCGGTGGATCTCGCAGCCATCACTTTGCTCGTTCCGATGAGCCTCGTGGTCGGAAAGAGGAGAGAGAGCAAGGTGAGATCTGTGTTGAAGATGACGAATATGAGGTTGCCTATGGTTTGCCACCGCCACAGAAGAAAAGGAAGTTTTCTCCAATCGTATGGGACCTAGcagagaaggaagaaagaatTTCGTCCGAGAGTAGGATCTCGGAGACTGTTGCTCTGTCTCCTCTTCCCTCTGTACTGAGCAGTCCTGGAGCCAACCTTGTTGATTCAGATGATCTTATGGCGGAATCTTTGCGAGATTCTCGAAGCTATGGACAAGATGTGGAGGAAGAGAAGGATGTTCAAGAATGGACTATCAGAAAGTCAAGATGGGCTAGTGATGATGGTCCCTCACCCAGGGCTGCTGATGATAAATTCAATCATGGCAAAGGCAGCTCCAGTCCTGAAATTGGTGAATTCCATCGCAGTGAATCTTCAGAAAGCACTGTCACTAGATCGTCAGGAAGCACGGGAAGAGATCATTATCTTGGACTTTCTACTGATGACGCCGATTCTGAAAGGGATTTCCACATAGATCCCATGGACGATGTTGAGGAACCAAGTGACGTTGGTGATTGTCCATCGGATTCTGAAGAGAGTGATGGATTGATGCAAGTGCACAGAAATATAAATATGCTTCACAGTTGCAGAAGTGTGTGCGAGTTTGAgatgattaagaaaataaatgaaggaACTTATGGTGTTGTCTATAAAGCTAGGGATAAGAAAACTGGAGAATTAGTCGCATTGAAGAAGGTGAAGATGAATATAGAGAGGGATGGCTTTCCGATGTCATCCTTGAGGGAAATAAACATTCTCTTGTCTTTTAACCACCCTTCCATTGTGAATGTTAAAGAAGTAGTTGTAGATGACTTTGACGGTACTTTTATGGTAATGGAATTCATGGAGCATGACCTCAAGGGAATGATGGAGGTTAAGAAACAGCCTTTTACCATTAGCGAAATTAAATCCTTGGTAAAGCAACTTCTTGAAGGTGTCAAGTATCTCCATGATAACTGGGTTATCCATAGGGACTTGAAGTCATCAAACATTCTGCTGAACCATGACGGGGAGCTTAAAATATGCGATTTTGGGTTGTCAAGGCAGTATGGAAGCCCTCTGAAGCCATATACTCCTGTTGTGGTGACACTATGGTACAG GGCACCTGAACTTTTGTTGGGTGCTAAAGAATATTCAACAGCAATTGACATGTGGTCAGTGGGTTGCATAATGGCTGAATTATTTTCCAAGGAGCCTCTATTCAGGGGTAAAAGTGAACTTGAACAACTTGATCag ATTTTTCGAACCCTGGGTACGCCTGATGAGAAAATTTGGCCTGGTTTATCCAAATTACCTGGGGCTAAAGCAAAATTTGCCAAGCAACC gTTTAATAGGTTAAGGAAGAAGTTTCCAGCTGCATCATTTACCGGTTTGCCAGTTTTATCTGAGCTAGGATTTGACTTGTTGAAGAAGCTTTTAACTTATGACCCGGAAGAG AGGATAACTGCTGAAGATGCTCTCCTTCATGATTGGTTCTATGAAGGCCCTCCTCCCAAATCTGATTTCAATCCTATTTTTCCTTCCTGGAGGTGCTAG
- the LOC114177473 gene encoding malate synthase, glyoxysomal-like, with the protein MDQGTHPTPGVTESFYDVPDGVDILGRYDEEFAKILTKDALKFVADLQREFRSDIKFALEKRKEAKKRFNEGALPGFDPATSHIREEEWVCAPVPPAAADRKVEITGPVDRKMVINALNSGAKVFMADFEDALSPSWENLMSGQVNLKDALDGTISFHDKVRNRVYKLNEQTAKLFVRPRGWHLPEAHILIDAEPATGCLVDFGLYFYHNHSAFRRTQGAGFGPFFYLPKMEHSREAKIWNSVFEKAENVAGIERGSIRATVLIETLPAVFQMNEILYELKEHSVGLNCGRWDYIFSYVKTFQAHPDRLLPDRVQVGMTQHFMKSYSDLLIRTCHRRGVHAMGGMAAQIPIKDDPVANEAALELVRKDKLREVKAGHDGTWAAHPGLIPTCMEVFNNIMSNAPNQIETVKREDAANITEEDLLQIPVGVRTEEGLRLNTRVGIQYLAAWLSGSGCVPLYNLMEDAATAEISRVQNWQWLKYEVELNGDGVGEKVKKELFDRVVEEEMGRIEKEVGTEKFEKGKYKEACKIFARQCTSPELDDFLTLEAYDYIILHRPK; encoded by the exons ATGGACCAGGGAACCCATCCTACGCCGGGAGTGACTGAATCTTTCTATGATGTACCAGATGGAGTTGATATTCTGGGAAGATATGATGAAGAGTTTGCAAAAATCCTGACAAAAGATGCTTTGAAATTTGTTGCAGACCTGCAACGTGAGTTCAGGAGCGATATCAAGTTTGCactagagaagagaaaagaggCCAAGAAGAGGTTCAATGAAGGGGCTCTTCCGGGGTTTGATCCTGCCACTAGCCACATCAGGGAAGAGGAATGGGTATGTGCTCCTGTTCCACCAGCTGCTGCAGATAGGAAAGTGGAGATCACTGGCCCTGTTGACAGAAAGATGGTCATCAATGCTCTTAACTCTGGAGCTAAAGTTTTTATG GCTGATTTTGAAGATGCACTGTCACCCAGCTGGGAAAATCTCATGAGCGGCCAAGTGAACTTGAAGGATGCTTTGGATGGGACCATAAGTTTCCATGACAAAGTAAGAAACAGGGTTTACAAGCTCAATGAACAGACAGCAAAGCTTTTTGTGCGACCAAGAGGTTGGCACCTACCCGAAGCACATATTCTGATTGATGCTGAACCTGCAACTGGTTGCCTGGTTGATTTTGGCCTCTACTTCTACCACAATCACTCAGCATTTCGACGCACTCAAGGGGCTGGTTTCGGCCCTTTCTTTTATCTTCCCAAAATGGAGCATTCAAG GGAAGCTAAGATATGGAACAGCGTGTTTGAGAAGGCCGAGAATGTGGCAGGCATCGAAAGAGGAAGCATAAGGGCGACGGTTCTGATAGAAACCCTTCCTGCAGTGTTTCAAATGAACGAAATTCTGTATGAGCTGAAGGAGCACTCTGTGGGTCTGAACTGTGGGCGTTGGGATTACATTTTCAGCTACGTGAAGACCTTCCAAGCTCACCCAGATCGCCTCCTACCAGATAGGGTGCAGGTTGGCATGACTCAACACTTCATGAAAAGCTACTCTGATCTCCTTATCAGGACCTGTCACAGGCGCGGTGTGCATGCTATGGGAGGAATG GCAGCTCAGATTCCAATCAAAGATGACCCAGTGGCGAATGAGGCAGCACTGGAACTTGTAAGGAAGGACAAGCTGAGGGAAGTGAAGGCAGGGCACGATGGAACTTGGGCTGCACACCCTGGTCTCATTCCGACCTGCATGGAGGTTTTCAACAACATCATGAGCAATGCTCCTAACCAGATAGAGACAGTGAAACGCGAAGATGCTGCAAACATAACTGAAGAGGACCTCTTGCAGATACCAGTAGGAGTCCGAACTGAGGAAGGTCTACGGTTAAACACAAGGGTGGGGATTCAGTACTTGGCAGCATGGCTGAGTGGAAGCGGTTGCGTGCCTCTTTACAACCTGATGGAAGATGCTGCGACTGCTGAGATTAGCAGGGTGCAGAACTGGCAGTGGCTCAAGTATGAAGTGGAACTCAATGGGGATGGAGTTGGAGAGAAAGTGAAGAAAGAGCTTTTTGATAGAGTGGTTGAAGAAGAGATGGGAAGGATTGAAAAGGAAGTGGGAACGGAGAAGTTCGAGAAGGGAAAGTACAAGGAGGCTTGTAAGATCTTTGCTCGCCAATGCACGTCCCCAGAACTTGATGATTTTCTCACTCTGGAGGCCTATGATTACATAATCCTGCATCGCCCTAAGTAA
- the LOC114176542 gene encoding malate synthase, glyoxysomal, producing MEIGSYGSYYDVPEGVDIRGRYDAEFAKILTKDALKFVAELQREFRNHIKYALERRREAKRRYNEGALPGFDPATRYIREQEWVCAPVPPAVADRKVEITGPVERKMIINALNSGAKVFMADFEDALSPSWENLMRGQVNMKDAVDGTISFHDKGRNRVYKLNDQTAKLFVRPRGWHLPEAHIFIDGEPATGCLVDFGLFFYHNHSEFRRTQGAGFGPFFYLPKMEHSREAKIWNSVFEKAENVAGIERGSIRATVLIETLPAVFQMNEILYELKDHSVGLNCGRWDYIFSYVKTFQAHPDRLLPDRVQVGMTQHFMKSYSDLLIRTCHRRGVHAMGGMAAQIPIKEDPVANELALVLVRKDKLREVKAGHDGTWAAHPALIPACMEVFDNIMGNVPNQIETVKREDAANITEQDLLQTPGGGRTMKGLRLNTRVGIQYVAAWLSGSGSVPLYNLMEDAATAEISRVQNWQWLKYGVELNGDEVGVRVNRELFGRVVEEEMKRIEEEVGTEKFKKGKYKEACKIFIRQCTSPTLDDFLTLDAYNYIVLHHPRESSKL from the exons ATGGAGATTGGAAGCTATGGCTCTTACTATGATGTGCCAGAGGGAGTGGATATTCGGGGGAGATATGATGCAGAGTTTGCAAAAATCCTGACAAAAGATGCTTTGAAATTTGTTGCTGAGCTTCAACGTGAGTTCAGGAACCATATAAAGTATGCATTAGAGAGGAGAAGAGAGGCAAAGAGGAGGTACAATGAAGGGGCTCTTCCGGGGTTTGATCCTGCCACCAGGTACATAAGAGAGCAAGAATGGGTGTGTGCTCCTGTTCCACCAGCTGTTGCAGATAGGAAAGTGGAAATCACTGGTCCTGTCGAAAGAAAGATGATCATCAATGCTCTCAACTCTGGTGCTAAAGTCTTCATG GCTGATTTTGAAGATGCACTGTCACCCAGCTGGGAAAATCTCATGAGGGGCCAAGTGAACATGAAGGATGCTGTGGATGGCACCATAAGCTTCCATGACAAAGGAAGAAACAGGGTTTACAAGCTCAATGATCAAACAGCAAAGCTTTTTGTACGACCAAGAGGTTGGCACTTACCCGAGGCACATATATTCATTGATGGTGAACCTGCAACTGGTTGCCTTGTTGATTTCGGCCTCTTTTTCTACCACAATCACTCAGAATTTCGGCGCACTCAAGGTGCTGGCTTTGGCCCCTTCTTTTATCTTCCCAAAATGGAGCATTCaag GGAAGCTAAGATATGGAACAGCGTGTTTGAGAAGGCAGAGAATGTAGCAGGCATCGAAAGAGGAAGCATAAGGGCGACGGTTCTGATAGAAACACTTCCTGCAGTGTTTCAAATGAACGAAATTCTGTATGAGCTGAAGGATCACTCTGTGGGTCTGAACTGTGGGCGTTGGGATTACATTTTCAGCTACGTGAAGACCTTCCAAGCTCACCCAGATCGCCTCCTACCAGATAGGGTGCAGGTTGGCATGACTCAACACTTCATGAAAAGCTACTCTGATCTGCTTATCAGGACCTGTCACAGGCGCGGTGTGCATGCTATGGGAGGAATG GCGGCGCAGATTCCGATCAAAGAGGATCCGGTGGCTAATGAGTTAGCACTGGTACTTGTGAGGAAGGACAAGCTTAGAGAAGTGAAGGCAGGGCACGATGGGACTTGGGCTGCACACCCTGCTCTCATTCCAGCTTGCATGGAGGTTTTCGACAACATCATGGGCAATGTTCCAAACCAGATAGAGACAGTGAAACGTGAAGATGCTGCAAACATAACTGAGCAAGACCTATTGCAGACACCAGGAGGAGGCCGCACTATGAAAGGTCTCAGATTGAACACAAGGGTGGGGATTCAGTACGTGGCGGCATGGCTCAGTGGAAGCGGTTCCGTGCCTCTTTACAACCTGATGGAAGATGCCGCCACTGCTGAGATTAGCAGGGTGCAGAACTGGCAGTGGCTCAAGTATGGAGTGGAACTGAATGGGGATGAAGTTGGAGTGAGAGTGAACAGAGAACTTTTCGGTAGGGTGGTTGAAGAAGAGATGAAAAGGATTGAAGAGGAGGTGGGAACAGAGAAGTTCAAGAAGGGAAAGTACAAGGAGGCTTGCAAGATCTTCATTCGCCAATGCACCTCCCCAACACTTGATGATTTTCTCACTCTGGATGCCTATAATTACATAGTCCTTCATCACCCCAGAGAATCATCAAAACTTTGA